GCAATCACTGCTTATATGTTGGATGTTgtgattaattatttttcttttccccTTTTTAAATTTATAATCTTGCAGGGCAATATATTTGGGAGAGACATTCTGCAGTTATATAAGCATTAATAACAGCTCCAACTTTGAAGTTAGAGATGTTACCATCAAGGTGATTTGCTCCCTTAGCTGATTACTATGAGAAGCTACTGTAAATAGTGATAGAGATGCTGTGGATTATTCAACCTGTTGATAACCAAGATCCTTACTATTTCATCTGGGGCATAAATTTGTAAGGTGGCAAGGCTGAATACGTGCTCTTTGGCAAAAGTATTAAATGAAGTTTGGTGCTGTACGTTAGCCGGGGGTTTACTTCTCtatcctacaaaataaaattgATAAAAAAAGTTTTTTCCTTGGTTTACCCTGTTTGAGTGCTTACTGCATTTTAGTGCGCAAGTATGATCAACTGTTCAAAAAACTACACAAATATAACCAAATAGTTTTTCTACTTAGTGAATTGTCTGCAAGAAGGTTGTGCTTCTggtaaaacctgaattaaccgtggtgcacttgcgggaaactccttgccgagggcctATGCACCCCCGGGATTAGTCGGGGCTCAAAGAGACTCGGACACCTGGTGCAAAATCAAAAAAAAGGTTGTGCTTCTGGTGTAGAAAATTTCATTGGAAAAATAGTAAATGGAGAATAGTAGTGTCATCGCAATCTTCTGGTCATAGAGTTGCATTTTCCATATTTAGGAATGCGCACACATAGAGGACATTCTTGACTAAGTAGATATATAGACAAAACAGGCTATTGCATTTTGTATATGTGTGGCCTTTATGCTCTTGTATTGATCATTTTGGCTAAACTAAGCTACTTATTGAAAGCCGTTAGTCAAGCTTTCACATTTTTGGAAAGAATGGTCCAAATGTATCTTACACCGACCGTCAAAATGTATCTTACACTGAAGAAAATGAATTTGCTCAATGGGCATATTTGAGTCTGTGTGAGTGTACGGACAATGGAATGTCTCTTAAGCATGGCTTATGAAACTTAAGTTTCTATTATTTGATATGCTGCAATTTTGCTACCGTGTGTCTGGTATAAAGTGCTTTCGTAGGTAATTGTCAAGTGATTATAAAAAGCCTAGGAATCGTTTAGTGAAAAGGGTGAGATAAATATCTACCTGGAGAATTTAGACCTCAAGCATCTCTGATTGAGAGTCAAGTTACAGGGATCTTATTTTTCATAATATCAGTTTTGTAAGCTGCTAGAAACTTTCTAACCTTTTGAATTCTTATCTCTTGGCTCTACGAACTGCTTTATAGAAATGATTTAATTTTCTACAGGCAGAAATCCAAACAGAGAGGCAGAGGATACTTCTTTTAGATACTTCTAAATCACCTGTGGAATCAATACGTGCTGGAGGGAGATATGACTTCATTGTGGAACATGATGTGAAAGAACTTGGTGCACACACGTAAGATTCATGATAAAATTTGTGTTCTATGTTGATAGGAACCTTATATCAATATGATAGTTCACTTATTCAATTGCTTCACCTTTTAGGTTGGTATGCACTGCTCTTTATAGCGACAATGATGGTGAGCGTAAATATCTTCCACAATATTTCAAATTTATGGTCGCGAACCCACTTTCTGTTAGAACAAAGGTACATCCATAAACCTGTGTTGTTTTAGCAATTTTATTTTGATAGGATTCTATATGCTTTACATCCTATGCATTGGGAGCAGTTCTTTACTATATTTTTCTGCTATTCTAAGATATTTCATATTTGCTTCTTTATTATCGATTTATTTCTCAAGTCTGGACGTGCTTTTTCAAGATAATAACTGTTGTTTGTTTCTGCAGGTTCGTGTTGTTAAGGTAGGTTGGTTCAAGCTCCTTGGGTGTAAGTTCATTATCTTGCGTTCTTACTGGTAGGCTGAATATCTTAGGAAAATAGGTCAAGAAAAGTCAGTTTTGCAGTTATTATTCCCAGTTAAGGCCAATTTGTGATAACATAGCATCTAACTTACCACTTTCATAAATCTGCAACATACTGCCACCAATCTCATTTGCTTATATGGAATGTCAGTTATTTCTACTCATTTGGGCAGTTTTCTGTCCCTAAAAGGATAATGTGAGATCGCATTTGATTTTTAATATTACAAACCATCTTGTCTCTTGAGAATGATCTACCAGAAGCAGCAATTTCAGCTTCTGCATTTCTAATACTTTTCCTGTTCATGACAGTAAAGTCTTTTTCCATCCCAGGAAACTACCTTTTTGGAGGCTAGCATAGAGAATCATACAAAATCTAATCTCTATATGGACCAAGTTGATTTTGAGCCAGCTCAGCATTGGAGTGCTACAGTACTAAGAGGCGTTGATCATCAACCAGAGAGCAAACAGCCAATGAGGTTGACTAATAGATTTTTTCTCTTTTACAATGGGAATTGCTGCTTTATTTTGGTTTTAAATGTTGATGTAATCACCAGTTGGTGTTAGCATTCACCTTTGTTCCCTTGACTAGCCTTTGCTGATAATTTTTGATCTACCAGTGATGTGTTTAAGCCCCCTGttctcttaagatctggaggcggGGTCCATAATTTCCTCTACCAATTGAAATTATCATCCAATGGCTCTTCATTGCCGAAGGTGGAGGGAAGTAATGTCTTGGGCAAACTCCAGATTACTTGGCGCACAAATTTGGGAGAACCTGGACGCCTTCAGACACAACAAATTCTTGGAAGTGTAAGTCAAATGATTTCTAGTGATGAATTTTTATGAGCTCTTAAGGTATTTGTTTCTTACCTTGCAGCCTATTGCTCATAAAGACATTGAGCTAAGAGCAGTGGAAGTGCCATCCATTATCATTCTGGAGAAACCTTTCGTAGTAAGTCCGCATTTACATTACTATAGCGCATTTCTCTTTACACAGTGTGTTAATTGCTGCTTAAACTAGTGGATTTGGGATTATTACACAAGTCCTTTTATCTACAGTATTGGTGAGGAAGTTTGTCCATTTGAATTGAATTTGCTTCTTTTCTGTCTTCCGCTTGCGATTTGTCTGTCATGAAACTGGATGTCTTTGTGGGCACTTCTGTAGGTACGGTTGAATCTCGCAAACCAGACAGACAGGTTGCTGGGCCCTTTTGAAGTTTGGGTGTCACAAAGTGAATCACTCGATGAGAAGGCTGTTATGGTTAATGGTCTTCTAACAACGGTGAGACACTGAAATGGCTTCTGCACGAGATGATGAGCTTAAACCTCTCCTACAATTGATGAATTCCCTTCTTTTTATTGAAGCTCTTGTTTGGTGCATGCGTTTTTGTTCTGTTACTAATTGTCATACTCATTCATAGCACTGTGATTGTGTCATATTGTTAATCATGCACTTTGATGTGCAAGTTCTCTATCATAATTTCTACTTCATCTACGAGTATACTTTCAGCTAACTCTGTCTTCCTTGAACAGCATTTGGCGCAGGTGGAAGCATTTAGCTCTTCAGAATTCCAGTTGGTGAGGATAATCTTctatttaatattataaaatgGATAGCTCAAATGCACGTTTTATTGGATATATTATTTTAGTCATTGGTGACTGATGTCATTGAACTGCTGATAACAATGTTCTATATCCTGATAGCTTCAAgagtaaagtttttttttttttgataaagtaaGCTGTTTCATAGattggcatcaagaagatgcagagATTACAAAAGTAGATATGCTAGCTCCATAACAAAATCTAGCTTCAAGAGATAGTTATGTTAATTGCAATTGTTTATTTGATTATTCAGTTGTTTAACATCATAAAAATGAATTTCGGTGCACTTTCCCTTGTAGAACCTGATTGCTGTGAAGCATGGGGTACAGAAAATCACAGGCATTACAGTGTTTGACACGCGTGAGAAGAAAACATATGATTCTTTGCTGGAGTTGGAGGTTAGTTTCAGTTTCAGCTCACAGAACAGTTGATATGGAGGATAATGTTTCTTTTCAATTTCATTCTCTTTCAGTTACTCCATTTTCTTATTGTAGAACGTGGTTGCACCCTTCTAAGACTTGATTGTCCGCACATCTTCTTTGGTGACATCTTCTTTGGTTTAATTGTTGACCTATCTTCAGTACAGATCCAGATCACTGTATATTCTCATGCCATGCCACATGGCGTTGATAAGAACTGTTTTTCTACCGGCAAATATGTTGCTAAAATCCGAAGCAGGGGTGGATGTAGAGAGGAAGATACGGGTTCATCTGATAGCTTTGGCTCGAATGTGGTATATATGTAAAAAAATTGCTTAATAAGTACAAATGATTGATTACGAACCTAGTAAATCAATGAGTTGTGGTAGAATCCCGAACTAGATCCACCTGTGATCTGAAGTATGAGATGGCCTCAAATTGATCAATGACCACATCCTTAACTATTCATCCTTCTTTTGCACTCCAAAAATAGCAGCCCAAAAATAGAACTCACTGAATACATGCACAGGAATCTGTTGTCATATACATGTTcgaaaaacttttcaaaattctGGATGTC
The DNA window shown above is from Nicotiana tomentosiformis chromosome 8, ASM39032v3, whole genome shotgun sequence and carries:
- the LOC104100386 gene encoding uncharacterized protein isoform X2 — translated: MKMSSTQGPHSLAFRVMRLCRPSLHVETPLRFDPTDLLFGEDLFDDPVAAEHLPRLLADTVSSSAATTAGNTSADPSDLSYRNRFLLQHPSDSLGLPGLLLLPQSFGAIYLGETFCSYISINNSSNFEVRDVTIKAEIQTERQRILLLDTSKSPVESIRAGGRYDFIVEHDVKELGAHTLVCTALYSDNDGERKYLPQYFKFMVANPLSVRTKETTFLEASIENHTKSNLYMDQVDFEPAQHWSATVLRGVDHQPESKQPMSDVFKPPVLLRSGGGVHNFLYQLKLSSNGSSLPKVEGSNVLGKLQITWRTNLGEPGRLQTQQILGSPIAHKDIELRAVEVPSIIILEKPFVVRLNLANQTDRLLGPFEVWVSQSESLDEKAVMVNGLLTTHLAQVEAFSSSEFQLNLIAVKHGVQKITGITVFDTREKKTYDSLLELEVFVDSQ
- the LOC104100386 gene encoding uncharacterized protein isoform X1 — protein: MKMSSTQGPHSLAFRVMRLCRPSLHVETPLRFDPTDLLFGEDLFDDPVAAEHLPRLLADTVSSSAATTAGNTSADPSDLSYRNRFLLQHPSDSLGLPGLLLLPQSFGAIYLGETFCSYISINNSSNFEVRDVTIKAEIQTERQRILLLDTSKSPVESIRAGGRYDFIVEHDVKELGAHTLVCTALYSDNDGERKYLPQYFKFMVANPLSVRTKVRVVKETTFLEASIENHTKSNLYMDQVDFEPAQHWSATVLRGVDHQPESKQPMSDVFKPPVLLRSGGGVHNFLYQLKLSSNGSSLPKVEGSNVLGKLQITWRTNLGEPGRLQTQQILGSPIAHKDIELRAVEVPSIIILEKPFVVRLNLANQTDRLLGPFEVWVSQSESLDEKAVMVNGLLTTHLAQVEAFSSSEFQLNLIAVKHGVQKITGITVFDTREKKTYDSLLELEVFVDSQ